The Exiguobacterium acetylicum genome includes a window with the following:
- the asnA gene encoding aspartate--ammonia ligase produces the protein MTTLVSMKHTQEAITLVKKRFEERFSTTLGLTRVEAPLFVESTLGVNDHLNGVERIIRFDALDHTADLEIVQSLAKWKRQALHTYGFEAGEGLYTLMHAIRRDEMLDATHSIHVDQWDWERIITKEQRTSAYLQETVQAIYATIRQVEQEVEAEYGISAILPETIHFMTTQELEDAYPTLSTKERETEVTKMYGAVFLMQIGGALASGEKHDGRAADYDDWTLNGDILVHHPEIGAFELSSMGIRVDREALLKQTSIAQEEDKLAFPFHQGVLEERLPLTMGGGIGQSRMAMFLLKKRHIGEVQASVWSEETRKSLQAEGIHLL, from the coding sequence ATGACAACACTCGTATCGATGAAACACACACAGGAAGCAATCACACTCGTAAAGAAACGCTTTGAGGAACGCTTTTCGACAACACTCGGATTGACACGTGTCGAAGCACCATTGTTCGTAGAAAGCACACTCGGTGTCAACGATCATCTCAACGGCGTAGAGCGCATCATTCGTTTTGATGCATTAGATCACACAGCAGACCTTGAAATCGTTCAATCTCTTGCGAAGTGGAAGCGTCAAGCGCTTCATACGTACGGATTTGAAGCAGGAGAAGGGTTATACACGTTGATGCATGCAATTCGTCGTGATGAAATGCTCGATGCGACACATTCTATCCATGTCGATCAGTGGGACTGGGAACGGATCATTACGAAAGAACAACGGACGAGTGCTTATCTACAAGAAACAGTACAAGCAATCTATGCAACGATTCGCCAAGTCGAACAAGAAGTGGAAGCAGAGTACGGCATTTCAGCCATCTTACCGGAAACGATTCATTTCATGACGACGCAAGAACTTGAAGATGCGTATCCGACACTCTCGACAAAAGAACGTGAAACAGAAGTCACGAAGATGTACGGTGCTGTTTTCTTGATGCAGATCGGTGGCGCACTGGCTTCAGGTGAGAAGCATGACGGTCGAGCGGCTGACTACGATGACTGGACACTCAACGGTGACATTTTAGTACACCACCCAGAAATCGGAGCATTCGAGTTATCTTCAATGGGAATCCGAGTTGACCGTGAAGCACTATTAAAACAGACGTCAATCGCTCAAGAAGAGGATAAATTGGCGTTCCCGTTCCATCAAGGTGTGCTCGAAGAGCGTCTCCCGTTAACGATGGGTGGAGGGATCGGTCAATCCCGTATGGCGATGTTCTTATTGAAGAAGCGTCATATCGGTGAAGTTCAAGCTTCTGTCTGGTCGGAAGAGACACGTAAAAGTCTTCAAGCGGAAGGCATTCACTTGCTCTGA
- a CDS encoding DedA family protein, whose translation MLEWLFSAGESNLWLFLGIMIIGLGTELIPAEVGLPLLGLYVSNGTVSWTAAVLVGFLGSLMGATVFYLLGRYAGRPILIRYGKWLLIKEKEIEQGERIVAKYGTWSALFGRFFPVVRSVVSIPCGLFGLSFKRYLLASSIGLFPVSFFYIWVGERFGVERAESMLKGLEQELWWILGGIVVILGGYVLYRRAKAKRKEQKQDAQTKQQD comes from the coding sequence ATGTTGGAGTGGTTGTTCTCAGCCGGAGAATCCAATCTCTGGCTGTTTTTAGGAATTATGATCATTGGTCTGGGAACGGAATTGATTCCAGCAGAAGTCGGATTACCGCTACTCGGTCTATATGTGTCGAACGGAACGGTCAGTTGGACAGCTGCTGTTCTGGTCGGTTTTTTAGGAAGTCTGATGGGGGCGACGGTCTTTTATCTGCTTGGTCGGTATGCAGGTCGTCCGATACTTATCCGGTACGGCAAATGGTTACTGATTAAAGAAAAAGAAATTGAGCAAGGGGAGCGCATCGTTGCGAAATACGGAACATGGTCTGCATTATTTGGACGCTTCTTTCCCGTCGTGCGCTCGGTCGTCTCGATCCCTTGTGGTTTGTTCGGCTTATCGTTCAAGCGTTATCTACTTGCTTCAAGTATTGGACTTTTTCCGGTTTCCTTCTTTTACATCTGGGTCGGTGAACGATTCGGAGTAGAACGTGCTGAATCGATGCTAAAAGGATTAGAACAGGAGTTATGGTGGATTTTAGGTGGAATCGTCGTGATTCTTGGTGGATACGTTCTCTACCGTCGTGCCAAAGCGAAGCGTAAAGAACAGAAGCAAGACGCACAAACGAAACAACAAGATTGA